In Ancylomarina subtilis, the genomic stretch AAAGAATTTAACCGCTTGATTGATGGTCATATCTAAAACATCGCCAATTGATTTTCCTTTGTATCTGACTTCAAGGGTTTCGCGGTTGTAGCGTTTTCCGTTACACTCATCACAATGAACGTAAACATCAGGCAGGAAATTCATTTCGATGGCACGAACGCCAGCTCCCTGACAAGTTTCGCAACGTCCACCTTTTACATTAAATGAAAATCGACCCGCTTTATAGCCTCGAATTTGAGACTCGGGTAGTTTCTCGAAAAGCTTACGAATATCACCAAAAACATTGGTGTAGGTTGCCGGATTTGAACGCGGGGTTTTCCCCAATGGCGCCTGATTCACTTCCACAACCTTGTCGATATGCTCTATCCCTTTAATTTTCTCGTAGCTTAAAGGATCTTTAACTGATCGGTAAAAATGCTGAGAAAGAATAGGTTGCAGGGTACCATTAATTAAACTCGATTTTCCACTTCCCGAAACACCTGTAACACAGATGAATTGTCCCAGTGGGAAACTAACATCCACATTTTTTAGGTTATTTCCTTTACAACCCATTAGTTTGATGGCTTTACCGTTTCCTTTTCTACGCTCTGTCGGAACCTGAATTTCTTTTTCACCGTTGATGTATTGCGATGTTAAGCTATTTCCTTTTAGCATTTTATCAGGCGTACCGGCAAAAACAACTTCTCCGCCATGTTTTCCCGCAAATGGCCCCATGTCCACAACATAGTCTGCGGATTGAATCATATCCTTATCGTGCTCAACCACGACAACAGAATTCCCGGAATCACGCAGTTGGCGTAGGGATTGAATCAATTTTTGATTGTCCCTCTGGTGTAAACCAATACTGGGTTCATCGAGAATATAAAGAACATTTACCAGTTGGGAACCGATTTGTGTTGCCAGTCGGATTCGTTGTGATTCACCTCCCGAAAGGCTTATTGAACTTCGGTTTAGTGATAAATACTCCAAGCCGACATCAAGAAGGAACTCCAGTCGATCGCGGATTTCTTTTAAAACTTCACTCGCTATTTTGAGTTGTTTGCTACTTAAGTGTGCTTCTACTTCAGAAAACCATTCGCTCAAAAGACTCAGATCCATTTGAGCCAAATCGGTAATGTTCTTATCGTGTATTCTGAAATAAAGCGATTCTTTCTTTAAACGTTGCCCTTCACAAGTTGGACAAAGGGTATTCTTTATGAATTGTTCGGCCCACTTTTTTGCCTTTTTCGAAGTGGTACTGCTTTCCTGATTTGAGATATATTTCAGAACCCCATCAAAACTTAAAAAGTAGTTTGAAGAACTTCCCAGAGGTGTATTTTCAAGCTTGAATGTTTCACTTGAACCATCAAGAATAATGCTTAAAGCTTCTTCAGGAATATCTTTGATTGCGGTTTTTAAATCGAAATTGTACTTGCGGGCAATGGCTTCAATTTGCCAAAATATCAAGCTATTCTTGTATTTTCCCAATGGAACA encodes the following:
- the uvrA gene encoding excinuclease ABC subunit UvrA; translated protein: MKDKAKQTVSNEILETENIDVLGARVHNLKDIDVSIPRNQLSVITGLSGSGKSSLAFDTIYAEGQRRYIETFSAYARQFLGGMERPDVDKITGLSPVIAIEQKTTNKNPRSTVGTITELYDFLRLLFARASVAYSYETGEKMVKYTDEQIIDLIYNKFNEKRIYILAPIVKGRKGHYKELFEQIRKKGFLYARVDGEIVELLHGFKVDRYKSHTIEILIDKLVVDEVGDKRLKESIQTAMKHGKGITMIMDKDSEEVKYYSRLLMCPSTGLSYNTPAPHSFSFNSPHGACPKCKGLGRISAIDIEKIIPDDSISIHSGGIVPLGKYKNSLIFWQIEAIARKYNFDLKTAIKDIPEEALSIILDGSSETFKLENTPLGSSSNYFLSFDGVLKYISNQESSTTSKKAKKWAEQFIKNTLCPTCEGQRLKKESLYFRIHDKNITDLAQMDLSLLSEWFSEVEAHLSSKQLKIASEVLKEIRDRLEFLLDVGLEYLSLNRSSISLSGGESQRIRLATQIGSQLVNVLYILDEPSIGLHQRDNQKLIQSLRQLRDSGNSVVVVEHDKDMIQSADYVVDMGPFAGKHGGEVVFAGTPDKMLKGNSLTSQYINGEKEIQVPTERRKGNGKAIKLMGCKGNNLKNVDVSFPLGQFICVTGVSGSGKSSLINGTLQPILSQHFYRSVKDPLSYEKIKGIEHIDKVVEVNQAPLGKTPRSNPATYTNVFGDIRKLFEKLPESQIRGYKAGRFSFNVKGGRCETCQGAGVRAIEMNFLPDVYVHCDECNGKRYNRETLEVRYKGKSIGDVLDMTINQAVKFFENIPAILPKLKVLQDVGLGYITLGQPSTTLSGGESQRVKLATELAKRDTGQTLYILDEPTTGLHFEDIRVLLEVLDRLVNKGNTVIVIEHNMDVIKVADHLIDIGPEGGRNGGQVLCYGTPEKVVKCKESFTAKFLKEELL